In Erinaceus europaeus chromosome 10, mEriEur2.1, whole genome shotgun sequence, one DNA window encodes the following:
- the FAM221B gene encoding protein FAM221B, whose product MEANEVTEELPTTMDTENIPPKDPSAEDPQELPTENLSEPPISEAPLEAVSESHIVSSTFQEPLATHTSETPVEPVISETPLEPPASESPMVSTSSETPLEAHPSETLEPFSSESPLEHPIPQSPLETHISETPEEDPLIQSSLPGHVSVSSSDAPKEDFPESSTSGALWTKRSIQFSEAEPIQKHFLSGLSPPAHLYTSSKQKKGEDEEGVDDMDRTAYTTQPGHQLGKKKGKKGVGRNTVHTVVPADQAEVVDMIKARHREEGGAQVNLFQWEKTPTLNAMQTGLYIGWRCPHYLWDCFQIRDDSKCFCGHLLKEHKIISDLAVPCKVSQCHCHMFCFIPSRPEEVGEFWLKRRTTFDPKSWRALCRCKHSHEDHAAAGSHACRVKDCCCSCFESNFLCAACDRRWEEHETFFETEETRRRGGRPHGTDTVNTWHKPL is encoded by the exons ATGGAAGCAAATGAAGTCACAGAAGAACTTCCTACCACCATGGACACAGAGAACATCCCTCCAAAGGACCCCTCAGCTGAGGACCCACAGGAGCTCCCTACTGAGAATCTCTCGGAGCCTCCTATCTCTGAGGCTCCTTTAGAGGCCGTTTCTGAATCTCACATAGTGTCCTCCACTTTCCAGGAACCTTTAGCAACCCACACCTCTGAAACCCCGGTGGAACCTGTCATCTCTGAGACCCCTTTAGAACCTCCTGCCTCTGAATCCCCTATGGTGTCAACCAGTTCTGAGACACCTTTAGAGGCCCACCCCTCTGAAACCTTGGAACCTTTCAGCTCCGAGTCCCCTTTGGAACACCCTATTCCTCAGTCCCCTTTGGAAACTCATATTTCTGAGACCCCAGAGGAAGACCCTCTTATTCAGAGTTCATTACCAGGCCATGTTTCTGTGTCTTCCTCAGATGCTCCCAAAGAAGACTTCCCTGAGTCTTCCACTAGTGGAGCCTTATGGACAAAAAGATCCATCCAGTTCTCTGAAGCTGAGCCCATTCAAAAGCACTTCCTTTCAGGGCTTTCACCTCCAGCCCATCTGTACACATCatcaaagcaaaaaaaaggagaggatgaAGAGGGGGTAGATGACATGGACAGAACTGCTTATACAACTCAGCCTGGGCACCAGCTGggcaagaagaaggggaaaaaaggagttGGCC GTAACACAGTCCACACAGTGGTCCCTGCTGACCAGGCAGAAGTGGTAGACATGATTAAGGCAAGGCACAGAGAGGAGGGTGGTGCTCAGGTGAATCTTTTCCAGTGGGAGAAGACTCCAACCCTGAATGCCATGCAGACAG GCCTCTACATTGGTTGGCGCTGCCCCCACTATCTATGGGACTGTTTCCAAATCAGAGATGACTCCAAGTGTTTTTGTGGACACTTGCTGAAAGAGCACAAGATCATCTCAG ATCTAGCTGTGCCCTGCAAGGTGAGCCAATGTCACTGCCACATGTTCTGCTTTATCCCATCACGCCCAGAAGAGGTGGGGGAGTTCTGGCTCAAGAGACGGACCACCTTTGATCCCAAGTCCTGGAGGGCCCTGTGTCGCTGTAAACATAGCCACGAAGACCACGCAGCTGCTGGGTCCCATGCCTGCAGAGTCAAAG ACTGTTGCTGCAGCTGTTTTGAGTCAAATTTCCTCTGTGCTGCCTGTGACCGACGCTGGGAGGAACATGAGACTTTCTTTGAGACAGAGGAGACCCGGCGTCGAGGAGGGCGACCTCATG